From Psychroflexus torquis ATCC 700755, the proteins below share one genomic window:
- a CDS encoding peptide chain release factor 3: protein MKLNKEINRRRTFGIVSHPDAGKTTLTEKLLLFGGAIQEAGAVKSNKIKKTATSDFMEIERQRGISVATSVLGFEYKGIKINILDTPGHKDFAEDTFRTLTAVDSVIVVIDVAKGVEEQTEKLVKVCRMRNIPIIVFINKMDREGKDAFGLLDEIEQKLGLRVTPLSFPIGMGYDFKGIYNIWEKNVNLFTGDPKKDIEETVEVNDLSTDEIDQLIGTDSADTLREELELVEGVYPDFDIESYKNGDLQPVFFGSALNNFGVRELLDCFIKIAPSPRPKQSDVREIKPDEDKFTGFVFKIHANMDPRHRDRLAFVKVVSGKFERNKPYLHIRSKKTLKFSSPNAFFAERKEIVDEMFPGDIVGLHDTGTFKIGDTLTEGEIIQYKGIPNFSPEHFRYINNVDPMKSKQLNKGIEQLMDEGVAQLFTLELNNRKIIGTVGALQYEVIQYRLEHEYGAKCSYENINVHKACWIEPKDEKSEEFKEFKRVKSKFLAKDKTNQLVFLADSEFSLQMTQQKYPNIIFHFTSEF, encoded by the coding sequence ATGAAATTAAATAAAGAAATTAATAGGAGAAGAACCTTTGGTATTGTTTCTCACCCTGATGCTGGTAAAACAACGCTAACAGAAAAGTTACTCCTTTTTGGAGGTGCTATACAAGAAGCTGGAGCTGTAAAGTCGAATAAAATCAAAAAAACAGCCACAAGTGACTTTATGGAAATAGAGCGTCAAAGAGGGATTTCTGTTGCTACTTCTGTTTTAGGCTTTGAATATAAAGGTATTAAAATCAACATCTTAGACACACCAGGTCACAAAGATTTTGCTGAGGACACCTTTAGAACTTTAACGGCTGTAGATAGTGTCATCGTCGTGATTGATGTTGCTAAAGGAGTTGAAGAGCAAACTGAAAAACTCGTAAAAGTTTGCAGAATGCGTAATATTCCTATCATTGTTTTCATCAATAAAATGGATAGAGAAGGTAAAGATGCCTTTGGATTGTTGGATGAGATCGAGCAAAAATTAGGCTTACGTGTCACTCCGCTAAGTTTCCCTATCGGTATGGGTTATGACTTTAAAGGAATTTATAACATCTGGGAAAAAAATGTTAATTTATTTACCGGAGACCCCAAAAAGGATATTGAGGAAACTGTTGAAGTCAACGATTTATCTACCGATGAAATTGACCAGCTTATAGGCACAGACTCTGCCGACACCTTAAGAGAAGAGCTAGAACTTGTAGAGGGCGTCTATCCAGATTTTGATATCGAATCCTACAAGAACGGAGATTTACAACCTGTATTTTTTGGCTCAGCCTTAAATAATTTTGGGGTTCGGGAATTACTAGATTGCTTTATCAAAATAGCCCCATCACCACGACCTAAACAAAGTGATGTTCGAGAAATTAAGCCAGATGAGGATAAATTTACTGGATTTGTCTTTAAAATTCATGCCAATATGGATCCTAGACACCGGGATCGTCTAGCTTTTGTGAAAGTTGTTTCCGGTAAATTCGAAAGAAACAAACCCTATCTCCACATCCGAAGTAAAAAAACTCTAAAGTTTTCTAGTCCGAATGCTTTTTTTGCTGAACGCAAAGAAATTGTTGATGAAATGTTTCCAGGAGACATCGTTGGGCTTCACGACACTGGAACTTTTAAAATTGGTGACACCTTAACAGAAGGTGAGATTATTCAGTACAAAGGCATCCCTAACTTTTCTCCTGAACATTTTAGATATATCAATAATGTCGATCCCATGAAGTCTAAGCAACTTAATAAAGGGATTGAACAATTGATGGATGAGGGTGTTGCGCAATTGTTTACGCTAGAACTAAACAATAGAAAAATTATTGGTACTGTAGGAGCGCTTCAATATGAGGTGATACAGTATAGACTGGAACACGAATACGGTGCTAAATGCTCTTATGAAAACATCAACGTGCATAAGGCTTGTTGGATCGAACCGAAAGATGAGAAAAGCGAAGAGTTTAAAGAATTTAAACGTGTGAAATCTAAGTTTTTAGCCAAGGATAAAACCAATCAATTGGTGTTTCTAGCAGATTCTGAATTTTCCTTGCAAATGACTCAACAAAAATATCCAAATATCATATTTCATTTCACCTCAGAATTTTAA
- a CDS encoding PLP-dependent cysteine synthase family protein: MDYAENILGTIGKTPMVKMNKMVEEIDSLVLAKYETFNPGNSVKDRMALQMIEDAETYGALKPGGTIIEGTSGNTGMGLALVAIIKGYKVVCVLSDKQSKEKMDILRAVGCEVYVCPTDVAPDDPRSYYSTSARLARETPNSWYVNQYDNPSNCKAHFKTTGPEIWEQTDGKVTHFVSGVGTGGTISGVSSYLKMKNPNIKIWGIDTYGSVFKKYHETREFDENEIYPYVTEGIGEDILPLNVRFDGIDGFTKVTDKDAAVYTQRLAKEEGMFLGNSAGAAVKGMLQLKEHFKKEDVVVILFHDHGSRYVGKMFNDDWMREMGYID; this comes from the coding sequence ATGGATTACGCTGAAAATATCCTTGGAACTATTGGTAAAACACCAATGGTGAAGATGAATAAAATGGTAGAAGAAATCGATTCTTTGGTATTGGCCAAATACGAAACTTTTAATCCTGGAAACTCTGTAAAAGACAGAATGGCTTTGCAGATGATTGAAGATGCCGAAACGTATGGCGCATTAAAACCTGGAGGGACTATTATTGAAGGGACCTCGGGAAATACAGGTATGGGATTGGCTTTAGTAGCAATTATAAAAGGCTATAAAGTAGTTTGCGTTCTTAGCGATAAGCAGAGTAAAGAGAAAATGGATATTCTACGAGCCGTAGGTTGCGAAGTCTATGTTTGTCCTACAGATGTGGCTCCAGACGATCCAAGATCTTACTATTCCACTTCTGCAAGATTGGCTAGGGAAACTCCAAATTCTTGGTATGTCAACCAATACGATAATCCGTCCAACTGCAAAGCTCACTTTAAAACTACAGGTCCAGAAATTTGGGAACAAACCGATGGGAAAGTGACCCATTTTGTATCTGGCGTTGGAACTGGAGGTACAATCTCTGGAGTAAGCAGTTATTTGAAAATGAAAAATCCAAATATTAAAATTTGGGGGATAGATACTTACGGTTCCGTTTTTAAAAAATACCATGAAACTAGAGAGTTCGACGAAAATGAAATTTACCCTTATGTCACCGAAGGAATTGGAGAGGATATCCTACCGCTGAATGTAAGATTTGATGGCATCGACGGATTTACGAAAGTCACCGACAAGGATGCGGCTGTTTATACTCAAAGACTCGCTAAAGAAGAAGGCATGTTTTTAGGTAATTCAGCTGGAGCTGCTGTAAAAGGTATGCTTCAATTGAAGGAGCATTTCAAAAAAGAGGATGTGGTAGTGATTTTATTTCACGATCATGGAAGCAGGTATGTTGGAAAAATGTTTAACGATGACTGGATGAGAGAAATGGGATATATAGATTAA
- a CDS encoding ABC transporter permease — protein sequence MNFEYFISKRLVTKSDYKSSISAPIIKIAISAIAIGVVMMFIAVATGFGLQEKIREKIAAFNGHIVINNFTNNQATITQNPVSTQQEFYPSFTSIPEIEHIQKVATKYGIIRTETDFEGIVVKGVDEQYRWEYLEEFLVDGVLPVFDESISREVLISDYLATRLGFKTGDKLIVYFLREDQDRLPRSVGLTISGIFDSGFKEFDETYIIADLKQIQRLNDWSANEIGQFELFVEDFNDIQEVGYKVYEEVDSFLNASTIVELYPSIFEWLKMFDFNIILIIGIMILVAGINMMTALLVLILERTQMIGILKALGSSDWSIRKIFLYNAGYLIFKGLFWGNLIGISLLLIQKYFKIIQLNPETYYVSEAPIYLSLDYILMINFGTLVLCLLMLLIPSVIIVKISPVKAMKFE from the coding sequence TTGAATTTTGAATATTTTATTTCTAAACGCCTAGTTACTAAAAGCGATTATAAAAGTAGCATATCGGCACCGATAATTAAAATTGCGATTTCGGCGATTGCTATTGGTGTAGTCATGATGTTTATTGCGGTTGCAACGGGTTTTGGGTTACAGGAAAAAATCAGAGAAAAAATTGCAGCCTTCAATGGTCACATAGTCATCAATAATTTCACCAATAACCAAGCTACCATCACCCAAAATCCTGTGAGCACTCAGCAGGAATTTTATCCTTCCTTTACGAGCATTCCAGAAATTGAGCATATCCAAAAAGTAGCGACCAAGTACGGTATCATTCGGACTGAAACAGATTTTGAAGGCATTGTTGTTAAAGGAGTGGATGAACAGTACCGTTGGGAATATTTGGAAGAATTTTTGGTAGACGGAGTTTTACCTGTTTTTGATGAATCCATAAGTCGAGAAGTATTGATTTCAGATTATTTGGCTACCCGTCTAGGCTTTAAAACTGGAGATAAACTTATTGTTTATTTTTTGAGGGAGGATCAGGACCGGTTACCAAGATCGGTCGGCTTAACGATATCAGGAATATTTGACTCTGGTTTTAAAGAATTTGACGAAACCTATATCATTGCCGACTTAAAGCAAATCCAAAGACTCAACGATTGGAGTGCAAATGAAATAGGTCAATTTGAACTTTTTGTAGAAGATTTCAACGATATTCAAGAAGTTGGCTACAAGGTCTATGAAGAAGTGGACTCCTTTTTGAATGCGAGCACGATAGTCGAATTATATCCTTCCATTTTTGAATGGTTAAAAATGTTTGACTTTAATATTATCCTTATTATTGGGATTATGATTTTGGTAGCAGGAATTAATATGATGACAGCTTTATTAGTCCTTATTTTGGAACGGACTCAAATGATTGGTATTTTAAAAGCTTTAGGATCTTCAGATTGGTCTATCCGTAAAATCTTTTTATACAATGCTGGTTACTTGATTTTTAAAGGTCTGTTTTGGGGTAACTTAATAGGAATTAGTCTTTTATTAATACAGAAGTATTTTAAAATTATTCAGCTCAACCCAGAAACTTACTATGTTTCTGAAGCTCCAATATATCTGAGTTTAGACTATATCTTAATGATTAACTTTGGCACTTTAGTCTTGTGTTTATTGATGCTGTTGATTCCTTCGGTTATCATTGTGAAAATTTCGCCAGTAAAGGCAATGAAGTTTGAATAG
- a CDS encoding exo-beta-N-acetylmuramidase NamZ family protein, with product MIFKKLKNTVYFILLVCISCTAQENRKITTENTKVAANRTKAYLPLLQGKTIGVVGNQTSVIFQSEKDYTHLVDSLLKRNMSIKKVFAPEHGFRGTADAGERIEDGLDSRTGLPIISLYGDQKKPDPQHLQDLDVILFDIQDVGARFYTYISTLHYMMEACAEQGIQLIVLDRPNPNGHYIDGPVLEENYKSFVGMHPVPVVHGLTIGEYAQLINGEKWLMNGIQCDLEVITMENYSASRAYDLPIKPSPNLPNAKSINLYSSLCFFEGTNVSAGRGTDLQFQVFGSPVLDSTYFNFEFTPVSNPGAKYPKHENKLCFGKNLQNEKELDQLNLDWLLQAYHHTQDQALFFNSFFNKLAGNSSLKEQIQQGKTAKDIRESWQADLEIYKTRIKPYLLYER from the coding sequence ATGATTTTTAAGAAGCTCAAAAATACAGTTTATTTTATTCTTTTGGTGTGCATTTCTTGCACGGCTCAGGAGAATAGAAAAATCACTACAGAAAATACTAAAGTAGCGGCCAACAGAACTAAAGCCTACCTCCCACTCCTCCAAGGAAAGACTATAGGAGTAGTAGGTAACCAAACCTCTGTGATCTTCCAATCTGAAAAGGATTATACCCATCTTGTGGATTCACTTTTGAAACGAAACATGTCTATCAAAAAAGTGTTTGCACCAGAACACGGTTTCCGAGGGACTGCAGACGCAGGAGAGCGCATTGAGGACGGTTTAGATTCCAGAACGGGTTTACCGATTATTTCCCTCTACGGCGATCAAAAAAAGCCAGATCCACAACATCTCCAAGATTTGGATGTTATTTTATTTGATATTCAAGATGTTGGTGCTAGATTTTATACCTACATCTCAACTTTGCATTATATGATGGAAGCCTGTGCAGAACAGGGTATTCAACTCATCGTTTTGGACAGACCCAATCCCAATGGACATTATATAGATGGCCCAGTGCTTGAAGAAAACTATAAAAGCTTTGTCGGCATGCATCCTGTTCCTGTGGTTCATGGACTTACTATTGGAGAATATGCTCAACTGATTAATGGGGAAAAATGGCTTATGAATGGAATTCAATGCGATCTAGAGGTTATCACAATGGAAAATTATTCTGCGTCTAGAGCTTATGATTTACCGATAAAACCTTCCCCTAATTTACCAAATGCAAAATCTATTAATTTGTATTCTAGCTTATGTTTTTTTGAAGGAACCAATGTAAGTGCAGGGAGAGGAACTGATCTGCAATTCCAAGTTTTTGGATCACCAGTATTAGACTCTACGTATTTTAACTTTGAATTTACTCCTGTGTCCAACCCTGGAGCCAAATATCCAAAACACGAGAATAAACTTTGCTTCGGGAAAAATCTTCAAAATGAAAAAGAGCTTGATCAATTGAACTTAGACTGGTTGCTTCAGGCGTATCATCACACCCAAGACCAAGCCTTATTTTTCAACTCATTTTTTAATAAACTGGCAGGAAATTCAAGCTTAAAGGAGCAAATTCAGCAGGGAAAAACCGCTAAAGACATAAGGGAAAGCTGGCAAGCTGACTTGGAAATTTACAAAACCAGAATCAAACCTTATTTACTTTATGAGAGATAA
- a CDS encoding OsmC family protein, whose translation MKVSLHKKPNSDVHFEAENALGHKIELYNSTAPDPKAPSPMELILMGTAGCSSIDIIHILKKQNLEVKNLNVEVEGLRNDTDPKVFHTIKLMVKLEGEIPSNKAKRAAQLSFEKYCSVSKMLDQTVDIQYQVELNGILLE comes from the coding sequence ATGAAAGTAAGCTTACATAAAAAACCAAACAGTGATGTTCATTTTGAAGCTGAAAATGCATTAGGTCACAAAATAGAACTTTATAATTCTACAGCACCAGATCCCAAAGCTCCTAGTCCAATGGAACTTATTTTAATGGGAACTGCAGGCTGTAGTAGTATTGATATCATCCATATTCTTAAAAAGCAAAATCTGGAAGTTAAGAACTTAAACGTTGAGGTGGAGGGTCTCAGAAACGATACCGATCCTAAAGTGTTTCATACGATCAAATTGATGGTGAAGTTAGAGGGTGAAATTCCTTCCAACAAAGCCAAGCGTGCCGCTCAACTGTCTTTTGAAAAGTACTGCTCGGTGTCCAAAATGCTAGATCAAACTGTAGATATTCAATACCAAGTGGAGCTCAACGGTATACTTTTGGAGTAA
- the metK gene encoding methionine adenosyltransferase, giving the protein MSYLFTSESVSEGHPDKIADQISDALLDSFLAFDDNSKVACETLVTTGQVVLAGEVRSNTYLDVQQIARDVINDIGYTKGEYQFSGDSCGVISLIHEQSKDIYQGVNRTSKEDQGAGDQGMMFGYATNETENYMPLALDISHKLLIELAKLRREGKDITYLRPDAKAQVTIEYSDDNVPQRIDTIVVSTQHDNFDEDEPMLKQIEKDIHSILIPRVKALFDESIQALFDDDIAYHINPTGKFVIGGPHGDAGLTGRKIIVDTYGGKGAHGGGAFSGKDPSKVDRSAAYAARHVAKNMVAAGIADEVLIQVSYAIGVSEPTSILVDTTNKKIDMSDGDIAKKIRMIFDMRPGMIEERLKLRNPIYRETAAYGHMGKEPRFETKIFKSDYSGEIRREVELFTWEKLDYVDKLKEAFDL; this is encoded by the coding sequence ATGTCATATTTATTTACTTCAGAGAGTGTTTCTGAAGGACATCCTGATAAAATCGCAGATCAAATTAGCGATGCTTTACTCGATTCTTTTTTAGCTTTTGACGATAACTCCAAGGTAGCTTGCGAAACCTTAGTGACCACAGGACAAGTTGTTTTGGCAGGAGAAGTAAGAAGTAATACTTACCTCGATGTGCAACAAATTGCAAGAGACGTCATCAACGATATTGGATATACCAAAGGAGAATATCAATTTTCTGGAGATTCCTGTGGTGTTATCTCACTTATCCATGAGCAATCTAAAGACATTTACCAGGGCGTCAATAGAACTTCCAAGGAAGACCAAGGCGCTGGCGACCAAGGAATGATGTTTGGATACGCCACCAATGAGACTGAAAATTATATGCCTTTGGCGCTGGATATTTCTCATAAGTTGCTAATAGAACTAGCAAAATTAAGAAGAGAAGGCAAAGACATTACTTACTTACGACCAGATGCCAAAGCGCAAGTTACTATTGAATATTCTGATGATAATGTCCCTCAGCGTATCGATACCATCGTTGTTTCTACACAACACGATAATTTTGATGAGGATGAGCCTATGCTTAAACAGATAGAAAAAGACATCCATTCTATCTTGATTCCACGGGTTAAAGCCTTGTTTGATGAAAGCATTCAAGCCTTATTCGATGATGATATTGCCTACCACATTAACCCTACAGGTAAGTTTGTTATTGGAGGGCCGCATGGCGACGCAGGACTTACCGGACGTAAAATTATTGTAGATACCTACGGTGGAAAAGGCGCCCACGGAGGTGGTGCTTTTTCTGGAAAAGATCCTAGCAAAGTAGATAGATCTGCTGCATATGCCGCTAGACACGTGGCCAAAAACATGGTGGCTGCTGGTATCGCCGATGAAGTATTGATCCAGGTTTCTTATGCCATTGGAGTAAGTGAACCAACTTCTATTTTGGTGGATACCACCAATAAAAAAATAGATATGAGCGATGGAGATATTGCTAAAAAAATTAGAATGATTTTTGACATGCGTCCAGGCATGATCGAAGAGCGTCTAAAACTTCGAAATCCTATTTATAGAGAAACCGCTGCTTACGGCCATATGGGAAAAGAACCGAGATTCGAAACTAAAATCTTCAAATCCGATTATTCTGGTGAAATACGTAGAGAAGTGGAGCTATTTACTTGGGAAAAATTAGATTATGTCGATAAGTTGAAAGAGGCCTTTGATTTATAA
- a CDS encoding glycosyltransferase family 9 protein translates to MTAFKKSINIFRREATRLVTSGLLDKQSVNFPNSSEVKRILITRPNHRLGNQLLITPLVKEVHEQFPEAKIDLFLKGNLGGLIFENYNYVDKIMSLPKKHFKELGRYLLAWTKLKQKKYDLVINAEACSSSGRLSTKLSRAKHKFFGFERHHNLITCEDGIHISKYPIYSLRYFLRQSPTAEVLPSLEIKLSSKEICSGRKLLKRYADLNKPTICLYTFATDKKCFEKVWWSNFYENLVKVFPGYNIIEILPVENISALDFKIPSFYSKNIREIASFISQTSLFITGDCGIMHLAAATQTPTVALFNVTNKDMYGPYNSGCLNIDVNLKNELDICLSIETHIESLIHYDLEA, encoded by the coding sequence ATGACTGCATTTAAAAAATCAATTAATATTTTTCGGAGAGAAGCGACCAGATTAGTGACTAGTGGATTACTTGATAAACAAAGTGTTAATTTTCCTAATTCATCTGAAGTTAAACGCATATTAATAACGCGGCCAAACCATCGTCTTGGTAATCAATTATTGATAACACCATTGGTAAAAGAGGTTCATGAACAATTTCCTGAAGCTAAAATCGATTTATTTCTTAAGGGTAATTTGGGTGGACTCATTTTTGAAAATTACAACTATGTAGATAAAATTATGAGCTTACCCAAAAAGCACTTCAAAGAGCTAGGTAGATATTTATTGGCATGGACAAAACTTAAACAAAAAAAATATGATTTGGTAATCAATGCTGAAGCTTGCTCATCTTCTGGGCGTTTATCTACCAAACTATCCAGAGCCAAACACAAGTTTTTTGGTTTTGAACGCCATCATAATTTAATCACTTGTGAAGATGGAATTCACATATCCAAATACCCAATTTATAGCCTTCGTTATTTTCTTAGGCAATCACCGACAGCTGAAGTCTTGCCAAGCTTGGAGATTAAACTATCTAGTAAAGAAATTTGTAGCGGCAGGAAATTATTGAAACGATATGCCGATTTGAACAAACCAACCATTTGCTTGTACACTTTTGCAACTGACAAAAAATGTTTTGAGAAAGTTTGGTGGAGTAATTTTTATGAGAATTTGGTCAAAGTGTTTCCTGGTTATAATATTATCGAAATATTACCAGTAGAAAATATATCTGCTTTAGATTTTAAAATTCCTTCTTTTTACAGCAAAAACATTAGAGAAATAGCTTCCTTTATTTCTCAAACTTCACTATTTATAACTGGCGATTGTGGAATAATGCACCTTGCAGCAGCAACTCAAACCCCTACTGTAGCCCTGTTTAATGTGACTAACAAAGATATGTACGGACCTTATAACAGCGGTTGCCTTAATATTGACGTAAATTTAAAAAATGAATTAGATATTTGTCTTTCCATAGAAACGCATATCGAAAGCTTAATACATTATGATTTAGAAGCGTGA